From the Methanobacterium sp. BAmetb5 genome, the window TATGGTAAACCACCGACAGAACCGCATTCTTATTCTCCTCTTTGTAGGGGTGTTCATGGGTTCCATGGATATAAGTATAGTGGGACCAGCACTCCCCAGTATCCAGGCTTACTTCACGGTGAACGACCGGATGCTTTCCTGGGTTTTTACCATTTATATACTCTTCTTTATGCTGGGAACGCCGGTAATGGCCAAATTATCTGATATTTATGGTCGAAAGGCTATTTACCTCTTAGACATCCTTCTCTTCACCATTGGTTCCCTGTTGACCATAACTTCAATTTCATTTGAAATGCTCCTCTTTGGTAGAGCCATACAGGGATTGGGTGCCGGTGGAATATTTCCTGTGGCTAATGCCTTCATCGGGGACATATTTCCCCCGGAAAAAAGGGGAGGTGCCCTGGGAATCCTGAGCTCAGTATGGGGCTGGTCCAGTGTTATGGGGCCTATACTGGGAGGAGTGCTCCTCCAGTACGGCTGGCAATGGCTGTTCATCATCAACCTGCCTATAACCATCATGGTAATAGTGTTGAGTCTCAGAATCCTCCCTGGTGGTGAGCGAAACAATAACGTCACCTTTGACTGGTGGGGGATGATGGTATTAGGCCTGCTGGTGACCTTTTTAGCCTACGGAATCAACCAGATCAACACCGACACCTTCCTCACCAGTCTGCTATCGGTAGATGTCTTACCCTACTTGCTTTTAGCAGTAGCTCTCATTCCAGTTCTCTGGAAGATTGAAAAAAAGGCTCAAGATCCACTTATTCAGGTAGGTCTTTTTAAAAGCAGGGAGGTTAAACTGGTGAACAGTATAATGGTGGGAACTGGCCTGGTTCAAGCTTCCACAGTTTTTATACCGGCCTTTATTATCGTAGCCCTGGTCTTTTCATCTACGGGGGCCAGTTTAATGTTGATCCCTGTGGTCATTACCATGGCCGTCGGGGCTCCGGTTGTAGGGAAGCTCCTGGACAAATTTGGTTCCCGTAATATAATGCTCATCGGATCCCTGATTATGGCCACTGGACTGTTTACCGCGGGAATCTTTGCCCGGGACTTTTATCTCTTAATCCTGGCGGGTATACTAATTGGTGTGGGAATGAGCACCACCATTGGCTCCCCACCCCGTTACATCATGCTGGTGGAGACACCTCCCCGGGAAAGGGCATCAGGCCAGGCCCTACTGAACATCATAACCAGTGCCGGACAGCTGGTGGGTGGGGCTCTGGTGGGGGCCTTCATCGGGTCCTATGATGGCCAAATCATGGGATACCAGTATGCTTACCTCTTTATTGGCTTAGTGGCTATTGTGATGGCCTTACTGGCTGTTGGACTTAAAAGCAGGAAAGAACAAATTGAAACTGCAATCTAGATTTAGTTTAGACTATTTATTTCAGAAATAATT encodes:
- a CDS encoding MFS transporter, with protein sequence MVNHRQNRILILLFVGVFMGSMDISIVGPALPSIQAYFTVNDRMLSWVFTIYILFFMLGTPVMAKLSDIYGRKAIYLLDILLFTIGSLLTITSISFEMLLFGRAIQGLGAGGIFPVANAFIGDIFPPEKRGGALGILSSVWGWSSVMGPILGGVLLQYGWQWLFIINLPITIMVIVLSLRILPGGERNNNVTFDWWGMMVLGLLVTFLAYGINQINTDTFLTSLLSVDVLPYLLLAVALIPVLWKIEKKAQDPLIQVGLFKSREVKLVNSIMVGTGLVQASTVFIPAFIIVALVFSSTGASLMLIPVVITMAVGAPVVGKLLDKFGSRNIMLIGSLIMATGLFTAGIFARDFYLLILAGILIGVGMSTTIGSPPRYIMLVETPPRERASGQALLNIITSAGQLVGGALVGAFIGSYDGQIMGYQYAYLFIGLVAIVMALLAVGLKSRKEQIETAI